A region from the Melioribacter roseus P3M-2 genome encodes:
- the fbp gene encoding class 1 fructose-bisphosphatase, with the protein MPLKQFMTLPRHILEGEKLHPEATGELSAILLQLGLAAKVISLEVNKAGLVEILGFTGKTNVHGEDVKKLDMFAHEMLIRAMDHGGHFCVMASEEDENIIHLPPHQKIGKYVLLFDPLDGSSNIEANVSIGTIFSIYKRISKGDGPGVIEDCLQPGFKQVAAGYIVYGPSTIFVYSAGHGVYGFTLDPAFGEFLLSHDNIKIPARGRIYSINEGNYNSWSRGLKKYIKHLQASKFEGKPYQLRYVGSMVADIHRTLLYGGTFMYPGDKRNPKGKLRLVYECNPLSFIIEAAGGVAIDGERRILELTPSSLHERTPIFAGSKDDIELLKKFLDEEKE; encoded by the coding sequence ATGCCTTTGAAGCAATTTATGACGCTCCCCCGTCATATCCTCGAAGGTGAAAAGTTGCATCCCGAAGCTACGGGAGAATTATCCGCCATCTTATTGCAATTGGGATTGGCTGCAAAAGTAATTTCACTGGAAGTAAACAAAGCGGGCCTGGTAGAGATTCTCGGTTTTACAGGCAAAACGAACGTTCACGGCGAGGACGTCAAAAAACTCGATATGTTCGCTCACGAAATGCTTATTCGTGCAATGGACCACGGCGGACACTTTTGCGTTATGGCCTCGGAAGAAGACGAGAATATTATCCACCTGCCGCCTCATCAGAAAATCGGAAAGTACGTTCTTCTGTTCGATCCGCTTGACGGCTCGTCGAATATCGAGGCTAATGTGAGTATCGGCACTATTTTTTCGATCTACAAACGTATAAGCAAAGGCGACGGTCCCGGCGTCATCGAAGACTGTTTGCAACCGGGTTTTAAGCAAGTGGCTGCGGGTTATATTGTATACGGTCCTTCCACAATATTTGTCTACAGCGCCGGACACGGCGTTTATGGGTTTACATTGGATCCGGCATTCGGCGAGTTCCTTTTATCGCACGATAATATTAAGATTCCCGCTCGAGGCAGAATCTACAGTATTAATGAAGGTAATTATAATTCGTGGAGCAGGGGATTAAAAAAATATATAAAGCATCTTCAGGCAAGTAAATTCGAAGGAAAACCGTATCAATTGAGATATGTCGGCTCGATGGTTGCCGACATACACAGAACGCTTTTATACGGAGGCACGTTTATGTATCCCGGCGATAAGAGGAATCCGAAAGGCAAATTGCGACTCGTTTACGAATGCAATCCTTTATCATTTATTATAGAAGCGGCAGGCGGAGTTGCAATAGACGGAGAAAGACGAATTCTCGAACTTACGCCTTCTTCGCTCCACGAACGGACTCCCATTTTTGCCGGCAGTAAAGATGATATAGAACTTCTTAAAAAATTTTTGGACGAAGAAAAAGAATAA
- a CDS encoding glycosyltransferase family 9 protein, with the protein MDENRPLKILVIRLSSLGDVILTTPVIRALKSKYKNAEIDFVVKPQYADALAYNKYLHGVLKYDKNNIKELLKEISSRRYDMVVDLQNNLRSNRINIAAGGRIYRFRKPAVKKILLSKFRINLYDKVISIPELYAASVPGLKLDGYGTEVFLPNDINSDLGEGNYIGFCPGSRHFTKMWPSEYFIKLGNKIHERGFRIILFGGKADRELCKTIADGIPGAVDLSNDDNLLQLAVNMKKCKLIVSNDTGLMHLAASQNIPLVVVFGSSVKEFGFLPYKVKYGLVEKEGLECRPCSHIGLEKCPEGHFNCMKELTPDVVLDNLIKLLEDK; encoded by the coding sequence GTGGATGAAAATCGTCCTCTAAAAATTCTCGTAATACGGTTAAGTTCTCTGGGCGACGTAATACTAACCACGCCTGTCATCCGCGCATTAAAATCCAAATACAAAAATGCGGAAATCGATTTTGTGGTAAAACCTCAATACGCCGACGCGCTGGCTTACAATAAATACCTGCACGGAGTTTTGAAATATGATAAGAATAATATTAAAGAATTATTGAAAGAAATTTCGTCTCGACGTTACGATATGGTTGTCGATTTACAGAATAATCTTAGAAGCAACCGAATTAATATTGCCGCCGGCGGTCGAATTTACAGGTTCAGAAAACCGGCCGTTAAGAAAATCCTTTTATCTAAATTCCGTATTAATTTATACGACAAAGTTATATCCATACCCGAATTATATGCTGCTTCCGTACCCGGATTAAAGCTGGACGGTTACGGTACGGAAGTATTTCTGCCGAACGATATTAATTCAGATCTGGGCGAAGGAAATTATATCGGTTTTTGCCCCGGTTCAAGACATTTTACTAAAATGTGGCCTTCGGAATATTTTATTAAATTGGGAAATAAAATTCATGAAAGAGGTTTTCGAATAATTCTTTTCGGAGGGAAAGCCGACAGGGAATTATGTAAAACTATAGCGGACGGTATTCCGGGAGCTGTCGATTTGAGCAACGACGATAATCTTCTGCAACTTGCGGTTAACATGAAAAAGTGCAAATTGATTGTAAGCAACGACACGGGATTGATGCACCTTGCCGCATCTCAAAATATTCCTCTGGTTGTGGTTTTCGGATCCAGCGTTAAAGAATTCGGATTCCTGCCGTACAAAGTCAAATACGGACTCGTAGAAAAAGAAGGGCTGGAATGCCGACCGTGCAGTCATATCGGCCTCGAAAAATGTCCCGAAGGACATTTCAACTGTATGAAAGAATTAACTCCCGACGTGGTTTTAGATAACTTAATAAAATTGCTTGAAGACAAATGA
- a CDS encoding 3-deoxy-D-manno-octulosonic acid transferase translates to MKRFWQIVYNIFFYPLSALLKAVSPLVGGKIRMSVQERERLFENLIIAMADIDRSKKMVWFHASSMGEFEQAKPIVEKLKQERDILVLATFFSPSGYRNSVKYPHADIISYMPFDRIKDVKRFLDITQPDLVIFMRYDIWPNTIWQLEKRGIPYLIADATMRPGSNRLLPVIRSFHKYVFDSAAKILTVSENDAINFLKFGLSPEKVAPVGDTRFDRVYIKSMTAREKKIINEDVLKHKKVLVLGSVWETDEEVIFPALIKLMKYAPELIIIVVPHEPDLIHLEKIENDFYKKFPTIRFSLMNDYKDERVIIVDSVGILLTLYSYADAAYVGGSFRQIHNVLEPAVYSIPVVYGPKIETSQEAIQMHKLGGGIIIKNKKEAYKTFRRLFTDDDYRKKAGEIAGEFVKKNTGATDKILKEIYKYI, encoded by the coding sequence ATGAAAAGATTCTGGCAAATAGTATATAACATTTTCTTTTACCCGTTATCTGCGCTTTTGAAAGCAGTTTCGCCGTTGGTCGGCGGAAAGATAAGAATGAGCGTTCAAGAGAGGGAGCGCCTTTTTGAAAATTTGATAATTGCGATGGCGGATATCGACCGCTCAAAAAAAATGGTTTGGTTTCACGCTTCTTCGATGGGCGAATTCGAGCAGGCAAAACCGATTGTCGAAAAACTAAAACAGGAAAGGGATATTCTTGTCCTCGCCACATTCTTTTCCCCGTCCGGTTATCGCAATTCGGTTAAATATCCTCATGCGGATATAATTTCATATATGCCCTTTGACAGGATAAAAGACGTTAAACGCTTTTTGGATATAACCCAGCCCGATCTCGTGATATTTATGCGATACGATATCTGGCCGAATACGATCTGGCAGCTTGAAAAAAGAGGCATACCTTATTTAATAGCTGATGCAACAATGCGCCCGGGCAGTAACCGCCTGCTGCCGGTAATTCGCTCTTTTCACAAATACGTCTTCGACAGCGCGGCAAAAATCCTGACCGTTTCCGAAAACGACGCTATTAATTTCCTAAAGTTCGGATTATCTCCGGAAAAAGTAGCGCCTGTGGGCGATACGCGTTTCGACAGGGTTTACATAAAAAGTATGACGGCAAGGGAAAAGAAAATTATAAATGAAGACGTGCTGAAACATAAAAAAGTGCTTGTACTTGGAAGCGTTTGGGAAACCGACGAGGAAGTAATATTTCCCGCATTAATTAAACTGATGAAATATGCGCCGGAACTTATTATAATTGTAGTTCCTCACGAGCCCGATTTAATTCATCTCGAAAAGATTGAAAATGACTTTTATAAAAAATTTCCCACGATAAGATTTTCGCTTATGAATGATTACAAGGACGAACGAGTAATCATTGTCGATTCTGTTGGTATCTTGCTTACGCTTTACAGTTATGCCGATGCAGCTTATGTGGGCGGTAGTTTTCGTCAAATTCACAATGTGCTCGAACCCGCCGTTTATTCTATTCCGGTCGTCTACGGACCCAAAATCGAAACGAGTCAGGAAGCAATCCAAATGCATAAACTGGGCGGCGGCATTATCATAAAAAATAAAAAAGAAGCTTATAAAACGTTCCGGCGCTTGTTTACAGACGATGACTATAGAAAAAAAGCCGGGGAAATAGCGGGCGAGTTTGTAAAAAAGAATACGGGAGCGACAGATAAAATACTTAAGGAAATATACAAATACATATAA
- a CDS encoding phosphoenolpyruvate carboxykinase, protein MKSKLEIWQQLNDMGIKNINNIFYNLTTPALYEQAARRREAMIAHMGPLVVRTGQHTGRSPNDKFLVKEPSSQEQVWWGNVNKPIEEKYFDRIFAHMCSYVQNKDLYVQDLYAGADPDYRLPIRVITETAWHNLFARNLFIKAEGEDLVNHKPEFTVINLPYFQADPETDGTNSGVFIIINFGKKLVLIGGTSYAGEIKKSIFTIMNYLMPLKGVMSMHCSANVGKEGDVAVMFGLSGTGKTTLSADPERKLIGDDEHGWSDKGVFNYEGGCYAKVIRLSAESEPFIYETTRKFGTILENVAMDVNTRMLDLNDDSLTENTRAAYPINYIPNIAPEGRGGHPKNIVMLTADAFGVMPPIAKLTPEQAMYHFLSGYTAKVAGTEKGVTEPKATFSACFGAPFMVLKPSVYAKLLGDKIQKYNVNCWLVNTGWTGGPYGTGSRMKIEYTRRMLNAALSGELESVVTYKDNYFGLEVPTKINGIPDEILHPQNTWPDKSKYDETARKLAAMFKENFKNFEANVSEDVKKAGPIV, encoded by the coding sequence ATGAAATCAAAACTTGAAATCTGGCAGCAACTGAACGATATGGGAATAAAAAATATTAATAATATTTTTTATAATCTGACTACGCCGGCTCTCTACGAACAGGCGGCAAGACGAAGAGAAGCTATGATAGCCCACATGGGTCCTCTGGTAGTTAGAACCGGTCAGCATACGGGCAGAAGTCCTAACGATAAGTTCTTGGTGAAAGAGCCTTCGAGTCAGGAGCAGGTATGGTGGGGTAATGTTAATAAGCCGATAGAAGAAAAATATTTCGACAGAATATTCGCTCATATGTGTTCTTACGTGCAAAACAAGGATTTGTACGTTCAGGATTTATATGCCGGCGCAGATCCCGACTACCGGCTGCCGATTAGAGTAATAACCGAAACCGCATGGCACAACCTTTTTGCAAGAAATTTGTTTATCAAAGCCGAGGGCGAAGATCTCGTTAATCATAAACCGGAATTTACGGTTATTAATTTGCCGTATTTTCAAGCCGACCCGGAAACCGACGGCACCAATTCTGGCGTTTTTATTATAATCAACTTTGGTAAAAAACTCGTTTTGATCGGGGGGACAAGTTACGCAGGCGAAATTAAAAAATCGATTTTTACAATAATGAATTATCTAATGCCTCTCAAAGGAGTAATGTCGATGCATTGTTCGGCTAATGTGGGCAAAGAAGGCGATGTGGCTGTTATGTTCGGCTTGTCCGGTACGGGAAAGACTACTCTGTCAGCCGACCCGGAAAGAAAATTAATCGGAGACGACGAACACGGATGGAGCGACAAGGGCGTATTTAATTATGAAGGCGGATGCTATGCAAAGGTAATCAGATTGTCAGCCGAATCCGAACCCTTTATTTACGAAACCACGAGGAAGTTCGGAACTATTCTCGAAAATGTAGCTATGGACGTTAATACGCGTATGCTCGACCTGAACGACGATTCTCTAACCGAAAACACGCGAGCGGCCTATCCGATCAATTATATTCCGAACATAGCGCCCGAAGGAAGAGGAGGGCATCCGAAAAATATTGTAATGCTTACCGCCGACGCATTCGGAGTTATGCCGCCAATTGCAAAACTTACTCCTGAACAAGCAATGTACCACTTTCTGTCGGGCTACACCGCAAAAGTGGCGGGTACGGAAAAAGGCGTTACCGAGCCGAAAGCAACTTTTAGCGCTTGTTTCGGAGCTCCGTTTATGGTTCTTAAACCTTCGGTATACGCAAAATTGCTCGGCGACAAAATTCAAAAATACAATGTGAATTGCTGGCTTGTAAATACCGGATGGACAGGAGGTCCTTACGGAACCGGAAGCAGAATGAAGATCGAATATACCCGCAGAATGCTTAACGCGGCGCTGTCCGGCGAACTCGAAAGTGTCGTAACTTATAAGGACAATTATTTCGGACTCGAAGTGCCTACTAAGATCAACGGTATTCCGGATGAAATTCTACATCCTCAGAATACATGGCCGGATAAATCGAAATACGACGAAACAGCCCGTAAATTGGCGGCAATGTTTAAGGAGAATTTCAAGAATTTCGAAGCAAACGTCTCTGAAGATGTGAAAAAAGCCGGTCCTATTGTTTAA
- a CDS encoding 4-phosphoerythronate dehydrogenase — protein MLIIADENIPQVKKAFGEFGEVKLFHGRSITQKDVIDADVLLVRSITRVDKDLLEGTNVKFVATATIGTDHIDKDYLNKAGIRFADAAGCNAYSVAEYVVSAITEIFFRTGRPFQGSALGIVGYGNIGTKVDAFAKALGVDTILNDPPLKRKTGDSKFKSLEEALNCDIITFHVPLNKGGMDNTVHLLNEENINIINDGSLLINSSRGAVVDNHALKKALIKNKRFNAVLDVWENEPAIDRELLDITDIATPHIAGYSYEGKLNSTLFIYNKFCEYAGVEKKWKPDYMQLEDNIIMPRKTENNVELMKNILNNIYDINDDSLKLKEGLKLSDEQFPRYFDELRKNYRIRREFFNYKIDGSSLTGEQIEMLKSLRFEII, from the coding sequence ATGCTGATAATTGCAGACGAAAACATACCCCAGGTCAAAAAAGCATTCGGCGAATTTGGCGAAGTTAAATTATTCCACGGCAGATCGATTACCCAAAAAGATGTTATCGATGCAGACGTCCTGTTGGTAAGATCCATCACTAGAGTCGATAAAGATCTTCTTGAAGGAACAAATGTGAAATTCGTCGCCACAGCCACAATCGGCACAGACCACATTGACAAAGACTACCTTAATAAAGCCGGCATACGATTTGCCGACGCCGCAGGATGCAACGCTTATTCGGTGGCTGAATATGTGGTCAGCGCGATTACTGAAATTTTTTTTCGCACGGGGAGACCTTTTCAGGGCAGCGCTCTCGGCATCGTTGGGTACGGCAATATCGGTACAAAAGTAGACGCCTTTGCGAAAGCGCTCGGCGTCGATACGATATTAAACGACCCTCCGCTTAAAAGAAAAACTGGCGATTCAAAATTCAAGAGCCTGGAAGAGGCGTTAAATTGCGATATCATAACGTTCCATGTGCCTCTGAACAAAGGCGGCATGGACAATACGGTTCATCTTCTGAACGAAGAAAATATCAATATAATTAACGACGGCTCGTTGTTAATAAATTCTTCGCGGGGCGCAGTAGTAGATAATCATGCGCTTAAAAAAGCTCTAATAAAAAATAAAAGATTTAACGCCGTTCTGGACGTCTGGGAAAACGAGCCTGCAATCGACCGAGAATTACTTGACATTACGGATATTGCTACGCCCCATATAGCGGGATATTCATACGAAGGCAAACTCAACAGCACGCTCTTTATCTACAATAAATTTTGCGAATACGCCGGCGTCGAAAAAAAATGGAAGCCCGATTACATGCAACTTGAGGACAACATAATAATGCCCCGGAAAACGGAAAACAATGTGGAATTAATGAAAAATATTTTAAATAATATTTACGATATAAACGACGATAGTCTTAAGTTGAAGGAAGGATTGAAATTATCCGACGAACAATTTCCGCGCTACTTTGACGAGCTCAGAAAAAATTACAGAATACGCCGGGAATTTTTCAATTATAAGATAGACGGTTCGTCATTAACAGGCGAGCAAATAGAAATGTTAAAATCCTTACGCTTTGAAATCATATAA
- a CDS encoding cytochrome c3 family protein, giving the protein MKYIKYYLALSLLFVLASCSDVQEDITPPAQLSVHGAGFLSQSSDNFHGKKLTDNSMESCKQCHASNYSGGTAGVSCVNCHPAINVHVDGILLPGSDNFHGRFIASTNWDLSQCAQCHGDDYAGGITSPTCTTCHNKAGGPEACNTCHGDFFKGGSIAPPQATNNAKETSDPRVGAHQAHLNASLLSGKVSCMECHILPSGFEAPGHIDNTPHAEVIFGAFTSSGPSNPSYDFANNTCSNTYCHGNFEFKKENSDYPFIYTADKMTGNNFSPKWNQVDGSQAACGTCHGLPPTGHEDAELKACGICHVGVVDQYGNITDKSKHINGKIDLF; this is encoded by the coding sequence ATGAAATATATTAAATATTATTTGGCTTTATCGCTTTTGTTCGTTTTAGCTTCCTGCAGCGATGTTCAGGAGGATATTACTCCGCCGGCTCAATTGAGCGTTCACGGCGCCGGATTTTTGTCGCAATCCTCCGATAATTTCCACGGCAAGAAGCTGACAGATAATAGTATGGAAAGTTGCAAACAATGCCATGCTTCGAATTATTCGGGAGGCACTGCAGGCGTAAGCTGCGTAAATTGTCACCCCGCCATCAATGTCCATGTTGACGGGATATTGCTGCCGGGTTCGGATAATTTCCACGGCAGATTCATCGCATCCACAAACTGGGATCTGTCGCAATGCGCTCAATGCCATGGCGACGATTATGCCGGAGGAATTACAAGTCCAACTTGTACGACATGCCACAATAAAGCTGGAGGTCCCGAAGCCTGCAACACATGCCACGGCGACTTTTTCAAAGGCGGCAGCATAGCCCCGCCGCAAGCGACCAACAACGCAAAAGAAACTTCCGATCCCAGAGTCGGAGCTCACCAGGCTCACTTGAATGCCTCGTTATTGTCGGGAAAAGTCTCCTGCATGGAATGCCATATACTGCCATCCGGTTTTGAAGCTCCGGGACATATCGACAATACTCCGCACGCGGAAGTTATCTTCGGCGCGTTTACATCTTCCGGACCTTCTAATCCGTCCTATGATTTTGCCAACAATACATGCAGCAATACGTACTGCCACGGTAATTTCGAATTCAAAAAAGAAAATTCCGACTATCCGTTTATCTATACTGCCGATAAAATGACCGGCAATAATTTTTCTCCCAAATGGAATCAAGTGGACGGAAGCCAGGCGGCTTGCGGCACCTGTCACGGTTTACCGCCTACAGGTCATGAAGACGCCGAACTCAAAGCATGCGGAATTTGCCACGTCGGCGTAGTTGACCAGTATGGCAACATTACCGATAAATCCAAACATATCAACGGCAAAATCGATTTGTTCTGA
- a CDS encoding cytochrome c3 family protein → MKIKFIYLPLSLLILVFLTVAAIDANKGNEQRKTNKDVIKFSHELHSEVTDCASCHTNVANSTKLNDRLLPEKDVCATCHDVEDTDNCQMCHYEDVFEPLIQTKSTLIFNHSFHINEQKMECAACHKGLDEVEYGFESKSVNPPMSGCITCHNNKSVAVSDCEVCHISTVDLIPEDHRQVGFFKAHKFKATAMDNNCEMCHDNSFCEACHVSTTMMTETNTESDFYVPYSPHKFTDDAKMQQMTRVHDLNYRFSHGIDANTKSADCQTCHQVETFCAECHNNGGGDYALEGAMPASHSKPNFVTIGVGTGGGQHAILAKRDIESCSSCHDLQGADPNCVLCHVDNDGVKGTNPKTHMSGFMNGSDGDWHSDFNSVCYSCHTDANARPDGIKGVGFCGYCHN, encoded by the coding sequence ATGAAAATAAAATTTATTTATCTGCCGCTCAGCCTTTTGATTCTTGTTTTTCTTACAGTCGCAGCAATCGATGCGAACAAAGGCAACGAGCAACGTAAAACCAACAAAGACGTCATTAAATTTTCTCACGAGCTTCATAGTGAAGTAACAGACTGTGCGTCGTGTCATACAAATGTGGCAAACAGCACAAAACTCAACGACAGACTATTGCCGGAAAAAGATGTCTGCGCTACGTGTCACGACGTTGAGGATACGGATAATTGTCAAATGTGTCATTATGAAGATGTTTTCGAGCCTCTGATTCAAACAAAAAGTACGTTGATATTCAACCACAGTTTTCATATCAACGAACAAAAGATGGAATGCGCCGCATGCCATAAAGGGCTCGACGAGGTAGAATACGGCTTTGAGTCGAAGAGCGTCAATCCGCCTATGAGCGGTTGTATTACCTGCCACAACAATAAATCGGTAGCGGTAAGCGACTGCGAAGTCTGTCACATTTCGACCGTCGATTTAATTCCGGAAGACCATCGGCAGGTTGGCTTCTTCAAAGCTCACAAATTCAAAGCTACTGCAATGGATAATAATTGCGAAATGTGTCACGACAATAGTTTCTGCGAGGCTTGTCACGTTTCAACTACCATGATGACCGAAACAAATACCGAATCGGATTTTTACGTTCCGTATTCTCCGCATAAGTTTACAGACGACGCAAAGATGCAACAGATGACGCGGGTTCATGATTTGAATTATCGTTTTTCGCACGGTATCGACGCAAACACAAAGTCCGCCGATTGCCAGACGTGCCATCAGGTAGAAACCTTCTGCGCCGAGTGCCATAATAACGGCGGCGGCGATTACGCGCTCGAAGGTGCCATGCCGGCTTCGCACTCCAAACCGAATTTTGTAACAATCGGCGTAGGCACAGGAGGCGGACAGCATGCAATCCTTGCTAAGCGGGATATTGAATCGTGTTCGTCGTGTCACGACCTTCAGGGCGCAGACCCGAATTGCGTTCTATGCCATGTCGATAACGACGGCGTTAAAGGAACTAACCCGAAAACCCACATGAGCGGATTCATGAACGGCTCCGACGGCGATTGGCATTCCGATTTTAATTCCGTATGCTACTCGTGCCATACTGACGCCAACGCTCGACCCGACGGCATTAAAGGCGTGGGATTCTGCGGTTATTGTCACAATTAA
- a CDS encoding cytochrome c family protein, which produces MFRNGITLTIVAVLCFFLLPDTMNAQEHGYIGAEACGMCHKNEKQGEQLKIWQNSKHANAYKTLLTEEANKLSGEVKAVENPQCLKCHASGYDVDKKLLGKKFSVEDGVQCETCHGPGEDYKSMKVMKSREESVKNGLRIWKDEAEIEKYCKTCHNEESPTYKEFDFAKMWPQIAHPVPKK; this is translated from the coding sequence ATGTTTAGAAATGGTATTACCCTTACCATAGTTGCAGTTCTATGTTTCTTTTTGTTGCCGGATACCATGAACGCACAGGAACACGGGTATATAGGCGCAGAAGCATGCGGTATGTGCCACAAAAACGAAAAGCAAGGCGAACAATTGAAAATCTGGCAAAACAGCAAACATGCCAACGCTTACAAAACACTGTTAACTGAAGAAGCAAATAAACTTTCCGGAGAAGTTAAAGCCGTTGAAAATCCCCAATGTCTTAAATGCCACGCAAGCGGTTACGATGTGGACAAAAAATTACTCGGCAAAAAATTCTCAGTTGAAGACGGCGTTCAATGCGAAACCTGCCACGGTCCCGGAGAAGACTACAAATCGATGAAAGTTATGAAAAGTCGCGAAGAATCCGTTAAAAACGGTTTGAGAATCTGGAAAGACGAAGCCGAAATCGAAAAATATTGCAAAACTTGCCACAACGAAGAAAGTCCGACCTACAAAGAATTCGATTTTGCGAAAATGTGGCCTCAAATTGCGCACCCTGTCCCCAAAAAATAA
- a CDS encoding cytochrome c3 family protein, whose product MIRKAVLFTACSLFILFNHELNAQDFNCLDCHEVSIEKSVHFEAIECQDCHQDVVDEEHMDKGAEKVDCTMCHDDKMASVENDIHHRLKIKNAPGCVSCHGSHNVKKPSNSLSTNSRTYCSKCHEAKPLLTSYHAEKISKDNCLSCHKKEDVKLTLPTSVHSKLECADCHSYIAQNISKHPKNLKITEVANCYLCHVDIAAQHKESIHGIALSEGIDDAAKCWDCHGSHNIKKVDHPSSPVNPVNIGTTCSKCHDNPEMAKKYDIGLVSPGLKYSASVHGMMVKEGNKGATCTTCHGVHDIKNKVQQGSKISSFNLPETCGQCHEKEAEEYMESIHWIRAKKGYRESPVCNDCHNEHDITPISGGDKRAETRKIQQKTCMVCHENPRIAERFGINGNQARSYQDSYHGLAVMRGDKDAAMCVDCHGVHKILPKEHPESKVNISNVTETCQKCHPEATPVFSQSYSHVTINEEAAKVEKIVTDIYFWLIVSVIGGMILHNLLIFLYEIKKKKKRTEKEITIPRFTKSEVVQHFLLLVSFIVLAITGFALKYHTSWWAELLMYFGMTETVRQYIHRGAAVVMIGVGVYHVFYLLFTARGRDVLKNLLPKHTDIIEARDTILYYLRIKKKNRFTTNTIIPKKRNIGL is encoded by the coding sequence ATGATTCGTAAAGCCGTTCTTTTTACTGCGTGTTCTCTATTTATATTATTTAACCATGAATTAAATGCTCAAGATTTTAATTGCCTCGACTGTCACGAAGTAAGCATCGAAAAATCCGTCCATTTCGAAGCTATCGAATGTCAGGATTGTCATCAGGATGTAGTAGACGAAGAACATATGGACAAAGGCGCCGAAAAGGTCGATTGTACAATGTGCCATGACGACAAGATGGCTTCGGTCGAAAACGACATCCATCACAGGTTGAAAATTAAAAACGCGCCGGGATGCGTTTCCTGTCACGGCTCGCATAATGTCAAAAAGCCGTCGAATTCATTGTCAACGAATTCGAGAACCTACTGTTCGAAATGCCACGAAGCCAAACCTCTGCTTACGAGTTATCATGCCGAAAAGATAAGTAAAGACAATTGCCTCAGCTGTCACAAAAAGGAAGACGTTAAATTAACGCTGCCCACTTCCGTTCACAGCAAGCTCGAGTGTGCAGACTGCCACAGCTATATCGCTCAAAATATTTCTAAACACCCGAAAAATCTAAAAATTACGGAAGTTGCGAACTGCTATCTATGCCATGTGGATATTGCCGCTCAGCACAAAGAAAGCATCCATGGAATAGCTTTGAGCGAAGGCATTGACGACGCGGCTAAATGCTGGGACTGTCACGGTTCGCATAATATCAAAAAAGTCGACCACCCCTCGAGTCCTGTGAATCCGGTTAATATCGGAACTACTTGCAGTAAGTGTCACGACAATCCGGAGATGGCAAAAAAATACGATATCGGTTTGGTAAGTCCGGGTCTGAAATACAGTGCCTCGGTACACGGCATGATGGTAAAGGAAGGCAATAAAGGAGCCACTTGCACAACCTGCCACGGCGTTCACGATATAAAAAACAAAGTTCAGCAGGGTTCCAAGATATCGTCTTTCAATCTGCCTGAAACATGCGGTCAATGCCACGAAAAAGAAGCCGAAGAATATATGGAATCGATTCACTGGATTCGCGCTAAAAAAGGCTATCGCGAATCTCCTGTTTGCAACGACTGCCATAACGAGCACGACATAACGCCGATTTCAGGCGGCGATAAAAGAGCCGAAACGCGTAAAATACAGCAAAAAACCTGTATGGTTTGCCACGAAAATCCGCGCATTGCCGAACGTTTCGGAATCAACGGCAATCAGGCTAGATCGTATCAGGACAGCTATCACGGGCTAGCGGTAATGCGGGGCGATAAAGACGCCGCTATGTGCGTCGATTGTCACGGGGTTCATAAAATTTTGCCTAAGGAACATCCGGAATCCAAAGTAAATATTTCAAACGTAACTGAAACCTGTCAAAAATGTCATCCGGAAGCGACCCCCGTATTTTCCCAAAGTTATTCTCACGTTACTATAAATGAAGAAGCCGCAAAAGTTGAAAAAATTGTTACCGATATTTATTTCTGGCTGATTGTATCGGTTATCGGCGGTATGATATTGCACAATCTGCTTATCTTCTTATATGAAATTAAAAAGAAGAAAAAAAGAACCGAAAAAGAAATTACAATACCGCGTTTTACAAAGAGCGAGGTCGTTCAACATTTTCTGTTGCTAGTTTCGTTCATAGTTCTGGCAATAACTGGATTTGCTCTCAAGTACCACACAAGCTGGTGGGCTGAGCTCTTGATGTATTTCGGAATGACTGAAACCGTGCGCCAATATATTCACCGCGGCGCGGCTGTCGTGATGATCGGCGTAGGCGTTTATCACGTTTTCTATCTTCTTTTCACTGCCCGCGGAAGAGACGTTCTCAAAAATCTATTGCCGAAACATACCGACATTATCGAAGCAAGGGACACCATACTTTATTATCTGAGAATTAAAAAGAAAAACCGATTTACGACAAATACGATTATACCGAAAAAGCGGAATATTGGGCTTTAA